One genomic window of Candidatus Zymogenaceae bacterium includes the following:
- a CDS encoding zinc metallopeptidase, which yields MLLTLDPLYYILVGPALLLSIFASMKVKRTFKKFSKVATASGMTGAQAAQRMLATSGVHDVQIEAVSGFLSDHYDPSKKVLRLSPDVFSGKSVASVGVAAHEAGHALQDAGGYAPLKLRTAIVPVASIGSSLAWPLLIFGFILSSLALIKVGIIFFGAAVAFQIITLPVEFNASRRAVAALSSSGMLMEQEVDGARTVLRAAAMTYVAAAATAILQLLYFLLLSRR from the coding sequence ATGTTACTCACGCTGGATCCTTTATATTATATTCTGGTCGGCCCGGCTCTGCTGCTGTCGATCTTTGCGTCCATGAAGGTCAAGCGGACATTCAAGAAATTTTCCAAGGTGGCCACCGCGTCCGGCATGACCGGGGCCCAGGCCGCACAACGGATGCTGGCCACGTCCGGGGTGCACGACGTCCAGATCGAAGCCGTCAGCGGATTCCTCAGCGACCATTACGATCCGTCGAAAAAGGTGCTGAGGCTGTCCCCCGACGTGTTCTCGGGCAAGTCCGTCGCCAGCGTCGGCGTGGCGGCCCACGAGGCGGGGCACGCACTGCAGGACGCCGGGGGATACGCGCCGTTAAAGCTCAGGACCGCAATCGTGCCGGTCGCGAGCATCGGCTCAAGCCTGGCGTGGCCGCTGTTGATCTTCGGGTTTATCCTGTCGTCTTTAGCGCTGATAAAGGTCGGGATCATCTTCTTCGGCGCGGCGGTGGCGTTTCAGATCATTACCCTGCCGGTGGAGTTCAACGCCAGCAGGCGGGCGGTGGCGGCGCTGTCGTCCTCGGGGATGCTGATGGAGCAGGAGGTGGACGGCGCCCGGACCGTTCTTCGGGCCGCAGCGATGACCTATGTGGCGGCCGCGGCGACGGCGATACTCCAGCTGTTGTATTTCCTGCTCCTCTCACGGCGCTGA
- the recO gene encoding DNA repair protein RecO produces MKRIETNAIVLAARDTGEADLLVTLLARRTGRITGMAKAAKKSKKRFVNVFDRGNIVTISMYRPRNRELFLIEDASLIDDCRGASSDMEALARTSVLLELVLELAPEEEPTPQLFDDLAAALAVLSAPGAREEALWLYLMRLLEQLGLAPFLDGCVRCGKAAGMEDRAFFSPASGGLICTKCRDPRDAGMPLSAGTRRFMAAGLSTPPDKMRRIVLTGEARGEIRQALPLFIHHQVGKRLLSLDFFERYIIEGERTEMRRRRSKIS; encoded by the coding sequence ATGAAACGAATCGAGACGAATGCGATTGTGCTGGCCGCGAGGGATACCGGTGAGGCGGACCTGTTGGTGACGCTGCTTGCCCGGAGGACCGGCCGGATCACCGGCATGGCGAAGGCGGCGAAAAAGAGCAAAAAGCGATTCGTGAACGTGTTCGATCGGGGCAATATCGTCACAATCTCGATGTATCGCCCCAGAAACCGCGAGCTCTTTCTCATCGAGGACGCGTCCCTCATCGACGACTGCCGGGGGGCGTCTTCCGACATGGAGGCGCTGGCCAGGACGTCGGTGCTTCTGGAGCTGGTGCTGGAGCTTGCCCCGGAGGAGGAGCCGACGCCACAGCTCTTCGACGACCTGGCGGCGGCCCTTGCCGTTCTCTCGGCCCCGGGCGCCCGGGAAGAAGCGCTGTGGCTGTATCTAATGCGGCTTCTGGAACAGCTCGGCCTGGCCCCGTTTCTGGACGGCTGTGTACGGTGCGGTAAGGCGGCGGGAATGGAGGACAGGGCGTTTTTCTCGCCCGCCTCCGGCGGGCTGATCTGCACGAAATGTCGTGACCCGAGGGATGCGGGCATGCCCCTCTCGGCGGGGACGCGCAGGTTCATGGCCGCGGGCCTTTCGACCCCCCCGGATAAAATGCGGCGCATTGTCCTGACCGGCGAGGCGAGGGGCGAGATCAGGCAGGCCCTGCCTCTTTTCATCCATCACCAGGTCGGAAAGCGCCTTTTGTCTCTCGATTTTTTCGAGCGATATATCATCGAGGGGGAACGCACCGAAATGAGGCGGCGCCGCTCAAAAATATCTTGA
- the ubiE gene encoding bifunctional demethylmenaquinone methyltransferase/2-methoxy-6-polyprenyl-1,4-benzoquinol methylase UbiE, with the protein MTKTGVSNLFDSIAHRYDLLNHVLSLSIDRLWRRRLLRMAAPRPDDKILDICTGTGDIAAAFLRAVPGIGVCGVDFSQKMLEGGRRKVSRVRPGTEKALFPGDAQALPFIDDAFDIATMGFGLRNLSDKKEGIIEAARVLKPGGRLFILEFAPPRSSLLLVPYRLYLGRILPVIGGIVSANRGAYDYLADSIHGFLRPEEVTALMEESGFTDVTSHSMTGGMVYLYQGIKKKRLSS; encoded by the coding sequence ATGACCAAAACCGGCGTTTCGAACCTCTTCGACTCCATCGCGCACCGCTACGATCTCCTCAACCATGTATTGAGCCTCTCCATCGACCGCCTGTGGCGACGGCGGCTGCTCCGCATGGCCGCGCCCCGCCCGGATGACAAAATCCTGGATATCTGCACCGGCACGGGAGACATCGCCGCGGCCTTTCTCCGGGCGGTGCCGGGCATCGGGGTATGCGGCGTCGATTTTTCCCAAAAGATGCTCGAGGGGGGCAGGCGAAAGGTGTCCCGCGTCCGCCCCGGCACGGAAAAGGCGCTCTTTCCCGGCGACGCCCAGGCTCTCCCCTTTATCGATGACGCCTTCGACATCGCCACCATGGGTTTTGGCCTCAGGAACCTCTCGGACAAAAAGGAAGGCATCATCGAGGCGGCCAGGGTGCTCAAACCGGGTGGAAGGCTCTTCATCCTGGAGTTCGCGCCCCCGCGGTCATCTCTGCTCCTGGTTCCCTATCGGCTCTACCTGGGCCGCATCCTCCCGGTCATCGGGGGGATCGTCTCCGCGAATAGGGGCGCCTACGACTACCTGGCGGACTCGATCCACGGCTTTCTGCGTCCCGAGGAGGTCACCGCCCTCATGGAGGAGTCCGGCTTCACCGATGTCACGTCCCACTCCATGACCGGGGGGATGGTGTATCTCTATCAGGGGATCAAGAAAAAGCGGCTTTCGTCATAA
- a CDS encoding MFS transporter encodes MKLDYKKTFLIGLGFFGVSLVWTLYNAFVPVILEKFITSGTIIGLIMTLDNILAVTIQPIVGAVSDKTKTRIGRRMPYIIFGAPLAAVLFFYIPMAQAFWLLIGTIVLMNIFMALWRSPVVALMPDIIPSVNRSKANGVINFMGGAAALMVFFVGGMLYDINPKVPFIGVSVVTVLAIIILFLTIKEPKEIPHEEAEDISMKLVKTSVIAIVVGLIAYFILNTTGLFSGTLGQIFESAYQGHVMMAMLIFALIVFITLLRWVERSSILIFLAIFCWFFGYNGVETFFTLYGINELGLSAGRAAFMLGLFSLTFIIFAIPSGYIATKVGRKRTIIAGLIGLMILMGAMAYIKSIPIIIGIMLLGGVSWACININSIPMIWDITTEEMLGTYTGLYYFFSMLAQTVSPPIIGVFKDITGSYQTMFLVVPAFFLMALICMLFVKKGEAKEVTTADMLEQMEV; translated from the coding sequence ATGAAACTAGATTACAAAAAGACCTTTCTGATCGGTTTGGGATTTTTCGGGGTTTCCCTCGTATGGACGCTGTATAACGCCTTCGTCCCGGTCATCCTGGAAAAATTCATCACATCGGGAACCATCATCGGCCTGATCATGACCCTGGACAACATCCTGGCCGTGACGATACAGCCCATCGTGGGAGCGGTCAGCGACAAGACCAAAACGAGAATCGGCCGCCGCATGCCCTATATCATCTTCGGCGCGCCCCTTGCCGCGGTCCTCTTCTTCTACATTCCCATGGCCCAGGCCTTCTGGCTCCTCATCGGCACCATCGTGCTCATGAATATCTTCATGGCCCTGTGGCGATCGCCGGTCGTGGCCCTGATGCCGGATATCATCCCGTCGGTCAACCGGAGCAAGGCCAACGGCGTCATCAATTTTATGGGAGGCGCCGCGGCGCTCATGGTGTTCTTCGTCGGCGGCATGCTGTATGACATCAATCCGAAGGTTCCCTTTATCGGCGTGTCCGTGGTGACGGTTCTCGCAATCATTATCCTCTTTCTCACCATCAAGGAGCCCAAGGAGATCCCCCACGAGGAGGCCGAGGACATCTCCATGAAGCTGGTGAAGACGTCGGTCATCGCCATCGTCGTGGGTCTGATCGCCTACTTCATCCTCAACACCACGGGTCTCTTCTCCGGAACGTTGGGTCAGATTTTCGAGTCGGCCTACCAGGGCCACGTCATGATGGCGATGCTGATTTTCGCACTGATCGTCTTCATCACCCTGCTCAGGTGGGTGGAGAGAAGCTCCATCCTGATATTCCTGGCGATTTTCTGCTGGTTCTTCGGCTACAACGGCGTGGAAACCTTCTTCACCCTCTACGGCATCAACGAGCTGGGTCTTTCCGCCGGGCGGGCGGCGTTCATGCTGGGATTATTCTCACTGACCTTCATCATCTTCGCCATCCCCAGCGGCTATATCGCCACGAAGGTGGGCAGAAAGCGCACCATCATCGCCGGCCTCATCGGACTCATGATCCTGATGGGAGCGATGGCCTACATCAAGAGCATCCCGATCATCATCGGGATCATGCTCCTGGGGGGCGTGTCCTGGGCCTGCATCAACATCAACTCCATCCCGATGATCTGGGACATCACCACGGAAGAAATGCTGGGGACCTATACCGGCCTCTATTATTTCTTCTCGATGCTCGCTCAAACCGTGTCCCCGCCCATTATCGGCGTGTTCAAGGACATCACCGGCAGCTACCAGACCATGTTCCTGGTGGTGCCCGCCTTCTTCCTGATGGCCCTCATCTGCATGTTGTTCGTCAAGAAGGGCGAGGCGAAGGAGGTAACCACCGCCGACATGCTGGAGCAGATGGAAGTATAA
- the gatA gene encoding Asp-tRNA(Asn)/Glu-tRNA(Gln) amidotransferase subunit GatA, producing MDICSSTIHELATAYRNGDTDPVAATETFLERIERINPSLNAYIRITADTALARAKEAKKRLVNNDATTLTGIPLGIKDLMCTRGITTTCGSKILEHFVPPYNATVIERLAGQGAVMLGKTNMDEFAMGSSTESSYFGPTRNPHNTDYIPGGSSGGSAAAVAADLCCAALGSDTGGSIRQPASYTGIVGLKPTYGLVSRYGLVAFASSLDQIGPMTKDVRDAAILFSAIAGHDKRDSTSLEVDIPDYTEFLDRGVQGLRVGVPKEYFGEGLDEEVEGRVMEMVKTLEGGGAKIIDVSIPRTEHALAAYYIIAPSEASSNLARYDGVRYGFRDTRPKDSLIDMFRRSRSGGFGPEVKRRIMLGTYALSAGYYDAYYKKALQVRRLLSDDLEAAFAKVDVIACPAAPTPAYKIGEKLEDPLSMYLGDVYTVTANLAGIPGMSVPAGLNSQGLPIGVQLLAKPLGEEHIFRSAYYLEQNRPHHTPKPSL from the coding sequence ATGGATATTTGCTCATCGACCATACATGAACTTGCGACCGCGTATCGAAACGGCGACACAGACCCGGTGGCGGCCACAGAGACCTTTCTCGAACGCATCGAGCGGATAAATCCGTCCCTCAACGCCTACATACGCATTACCGCAGATACAGCCCTGGCCCGGGCGAAGGAGGCGAAAAAGCGCCTGGTAAACAATGATGCCACGACCCTCACCGGCATTCCCCTGGGCATAAAGGACCTCATGTGTACCCGGGGCATCACCACCACCTGCGGCTCGAAGATTCTCGAACATTTCGTACCGCCCTACAACGCGACGGTTATCGAGCGCCTTGCGGGACAGGGCGCGGTGATGCTGGGAAAGACCAACATGGACGAGTTCGCCATGGGATCTTCCACCGAGTCGTCCTATTTCGGCCCCACGAGAAATCCCCACAACACCGACTATATACCGGGCGGCTCCAGCGGCGGCTCCGCCGCCGCGGTGGCGGCGGACCTGTGCTGTGCGGCCCTGGGAAGCGACACCGGCGGTTCCATCCGCCAGCCCGCCTCCTATACCGGCATCGTGGGTCTCAAGCCCACCTACGGCCTGGTCAGCCGGTACGGCCTGGTGGCCTTCGCCTCGTCGCTGGATCAGATCGGCCCCATGACCAAGGACGTGCGCGATGCGGCGATCCTCTTTTCCGCCATCGCGGGGCATGACAAGCGGGACTCCACCTCCCTGGAGGTGGACATCCCCGATTACACCGAATTTCTCGATCGAGGCGTCCAAGGCCTTCGTGTGGGCGTCCCGAAGGAATATTTCGGCGAGGGGCTGGACGAAGAGGTCGAAGGTCGGGTGATGGAGATGGTGAAAACGCTGGAAGGGGGAGGGGCGAAGATCATAGACGTCAGCATCCCCCGCACCGAGCACGCCCTGGCCGCCTACTACATTATCGCCCCGTCCGAGGCGAGCTCCAACCTGGCCCGCTACGACGGCGTACGCTACGGCTTCAGGGACACGCGGCCCAAGGACTCCCTCATCGACATGTTCAGGCGGAGCCGCTCCGGCGGATTCGGCCCCGAGGTAAAGCGGCGCATCATGCTGGGGACCTACGCCCTCTCCGCCGGCTATTACGACGCGTACTACAAAAAGGCGCTCCAGGTGCGCCGCCTCTTGAGCGACGATCTGGAGGCGGCCTTCGCCAAGGTAGATGTCATTGCGTGCCCCGCGGCGCCCACGCCGGCATATAAAATCGGCGAAAAGCTTGAAGATCCCCTTTCCATGTACCTGGGGGATGTCTACACCGTCACGGCGAACCTGGCCGGCATTCCGGGTATGAGCGTTCCCGCGGGTCTCAACTCCCAGGGGCTCCCCATCGGGGTGCAGCTTTTAGCGAAACCCCTGGGCGAGGAACACATCTTCCGGTCGGCCTACTACCTTGAACAGAATCGCCCGCATCACACTCCGAAACCGAGCCTGTGA
- the gatC gene encoding Asp-tRNA(Asn)/Glu-tRNA(Gln) amidotransferase subunit GatC, which translates to MSDKAAKITKNEVLYVSRLARLDLTDTETERMTDNINDILSYMEKLGEVDTTNVPPMTHAIPKENVMRPDAVVPFTDTSEILANAPESKNTLFKVPKVIE; encoded by the coding sequence ATGAGCGATAAAGCTGCGAAAATCACGAAAAATGAAGTTCTGTACGTGTCTCGGCTCGCCCGTCTCGACCTGACGGACACCGAAACCGAGCGGATGACCGACAACATCAACGACATTCTTTCCTACATGGAAAAGCTGGGAGAGGTCGACACCACCAACGTCCCCCCCATGACCCATGCAATCCCGAAAGAAAACGTCATGCGCCCGGATGCGGTGGTCCCGTTTACAGACACGAGCGAGATCCTCGCCAACGCGCCGGAATCGAAGAACACGCTTTTTAAGGTACCGAAAGTGATCGAATAG
- a CDS encoding isochorismatase family protein has product MAGKNPQNEPSRPTTKDTAVIVIDVQEALASAMKEKIADKIIRQTITLIEAAKILDLPTVVTEQYPRGLGPTLPVVRDALGDRYRPLEKLSFSVMGERYIADVIENTGARHLILAGMETHVCVLQSALDLCDAGYLPHIAADAVCSRTELDWETGITSMRDAGVGIGTVEQYLFLLLERAGSDQFKAISKMLK; this is encoded by the coding sequence ATGGCAGGGAAAAATCCGCAGAACGAGCCGTCACGGCCGACCACCAAGGATACGGCGGTAATCGTCATCGATGTCCAGGAGGCCCTGGCGTCGGCCATGAAGGAAAAGATCGCCGATAAAATCATCCGGCAGACCATCACCCTCATCGAGGCGGCGAAGATCCTCGACCTGCCGACGGTGGTCACCGAGCAGTACCCGAGGGGACTGGGGCCGACGCTGCCGGTGGTCAGGGACGCCCTGGGAGATCGCTATCGTCCGCTGGAGAAGCTCTCGTTCAGCGTCATGGGCGAGCGGTACATAGCGGATGTCATTGAAAACACAGGCGCCCGTCACCTGATCCTGGCGGGCATGGAGACCCACGTGTGCGTCCTGCAGAGCGCCCTGGACCTCTGTGACGCGGGGTATCTCCCCCACATCGCCGCAGACGCCGTCTGTTCCCGGACGGAGCTGGACTGGGAGACCGGTATTACGTCCATGAGGGATGCGGGTGTCGGCATCGGCACGGTGGAACAGTACCTGTTTCTGCTGCTTGAGCGGGCCGGGTCGGATCAGTTCAAGGCGATATCAAAAATGCTCAAGTGA
- the mgtE gene encoding magnesium transporter, translating to MKERTKKLRQIMAEDDLRELKEEVSKFHPADIAEFMQYLLPDEKQVVFSILDTEAAADVLVELEDETRDFILAGLESGRLSEIVDDMESDDAADIIDDLPDDVAQEVLEQIDTDDAEDIQRLMRYDEESAGGIMQTELVSVVQEETVNQAIEKIRSLADEVEDIHNVYVIDRFGKLTGILPLRKLILAAPSKRIEDILEQEPITVTVDVDQEEVARLFKKYDLVGLPVVDYVGRLVGRITVDDIVDVLEEEATEDIIKLTGAVDDYAYSSSVLKSAGTRLPWLFASWMGGVLASLIIGFYENTLIEAVVLAAFMPVIAGMGGNVASQSSTIVVRGIAIGSIDLKRLWSVVFREVKIGLLLGVTYGVLLGVFASLYFVDVVNLWLVVGLGIFSSITIASTLGTLMPIMLHSMGFDPAISSGPFVTTATDVVSMLVYLVLATAIIL from the coding sequence ATGAAAGAACGAACGAAAAAACTCAGACAAATCATGGCCGAGGACGACCTCCGGGAGCTGAAGGAGGAGGTTTCCAAATTCCATCCGGCGGATATCGCCGAGTTCATGCAGTACCTCCTGCCCGATGAAAAGCAGGTCGTCTTTTCCATCCTCGATACGGAGGCCGCCGCCGACGTCCTGGTCGAGCTGGAAGACGAGACCCGGGACTTCATCCTGGCGGGTCTCGAGAGCGGCCGGCTGTCTGAGATCGTCGATGACATGGAGTCCGACGACGCCGCGGACATCATAGACGACCTGCCCGACGACGTCGCCCAGGAGGTCCTGGAGCAGATCGACACCGACGACGCCGAGGATATCCAGCGCCTGATGCGCTACGACGAGGAGTCCGCCGGCGGCATCATGCAGACGGAGCTGGTGAGCGTCGTGCAGGAGGAGACGGTCAACCAGGCCATCGAGAAGATCAGGTCCTTGGCCGATGAGGTCGAGGACATCCACAACGTTTACGTGATCGATCGTTTCGGAAAGCTCACCGGCATCCTCCCCTTGAGAAAGCTGATCCTCGCCGCCCCGAGTAAGAGGATTGAGGACATACTGGAGCAGGAGCCGATCACCGTGACGGTGGACGTGGACCAGGAGGAAGTGGCCCGGCTCTTCAAGAAGTACGACCTGGTGGGACTGCCGGTGGTGGATTACGTCGGTCGACTGGTGGGGCGCATCACCGTCGATGACATTGTCGACGTCCTGGAAGAAGAGGCCACCGAGGACATCATCAAGCTGACCGGCGCCGTGGACGACTACGCCTATTCCTCATCCGTCCTCAAGAGCGCCGGCACACGGCTGCCCTGGCTGTTTGCCAGCTGGATGGGTGGCGTGCTGGCGTCGTTGATTATCGGATTTTATGAGAACACCCTGATCGAGGCGGTGGTGCTGGCGGCGTTCATGCCGGTTATCGCCGGGATGGGGGGAAACGTGGCCTCCCAGTCCTCCACCATCGTGGTTCGGGGAATCGCCATCGGGAGCATCGACCTCAAGCGATTGTGGTCGGTGGTGTTTCGGGAGGTGAAGATCGGGCTCCTACTCGGAGTCACCTACGGGGTGCTCCTGGGCGTTTTTGCGAGCCTCTATTTCGTCGACGTGGTGAACCTCTGGCTGGTGGTGGGCCTGGGCATCTTTTCTTCCATCACCATCGCATCCACCCTGGGCACCCTCATGCCCATCATGCTCCACTCCATGGGCTTCGACCCGGCGATCTCGTCGGGCCCCTTCGTGACCACCGCCACCGATGTTGTCAGCATGCTCGTATACCTCGTGCTCGCCACGGCGATTATTCTGTAG